In Patescibacteria group bacterium, the DNA window TTTTTTGATGGGAAAATCAAGAATATTTCTATACTTTCTGGTCAGCTTTATCTGCGGAATTGGCATCGCATCATTTGGAGCAGATATCGATCCTTTTTTTACTTATGTTTTATTTTTTGGTTTGACTGTTGTTTTAGTATTCATTTGGCAAAAAAAGTTATGGCGGTTATTACTGCTTTGTTTGCTTGGAATTATAATTGGAATTTGGCGTTTTAATTTATCAAAGCCAAATATCAGTGAACAGCACATTGCTTTTTATAACGGATCGGAAAAGGAATTCAGGGGAATAATCATTGAAGAACCCGATGTCCGCAAAGAACAGGTAAAGCTGACAGTCAGACCCGAATCGCATGCCGGCAAGGTGTTGCTTAATACGCAACTGTTTCCGGAATATCAATACGGAGATCGCTTAGAAATAAAATGCAATTTGGAAGCACCGGAAAAAATAGAGGATTTTGCCTATGACAAATATTTATCCCGTTTTGGTGTTTATTCAATTTGTTATCGTCCGAAAATAAAAGTTATATCCCAAAATAACGGATCGAGAGTTCTGTCCCATATGTTCGGGATAAAAAATAAATTTATCCAAAATATCAACCGGCAGTTGCCGGAACCACAGTCATCATTTCTCGGCGGATTGCTACTGGGTGCGAAGCGGGGAATTCCCGATGATCTGATGGAGAATTTTAACCGGACCGGCACAACGCATATCGTGGCGATCTCCGGTTACAATATCACAATCATCGCAGTCCTCTTGCTTTCTGCGTGCAAAAATTTGAGTATACCGCGCAAAAGAGCGTTCTGGTTGATTGTTACCGCATTGTTGTTTTTTATGCTGATTACCGGCGCGCAGTCTTCAGTCGTGCGGGCGGTTGTAATGGGAATCGTTATGCTGATTGCCAAACAGCTGGGACGCCTTTCGCGAATTACTAATACCTTGGTACTAACCGCTGTGATTATGCTGGTTATTAATCCGAAGGTGCTGATATTTGATGCGGGATTTCAGCTTTCATTTTTGGCAACAATGGGATTAATCTATTTATCGCCGATGCTGGAAAAAATATTTACCCGCCTGCCGAACATTTTCCAAATCAGGGAGTCATTTATTGCAACAACGTCAGCCACAATATTTACATTACCCCTGATACTTTTTCAATTTGGCAGATTGTCTGTTGTAGCGATCTTGGTTAACATATTGATTCTGCCGATAATCCCGTTTGCTATGGGTGTCGGTTTTTTAACCGGATTATTATCATTTATTTTTCCTCCGCTAGCAACCGTGTTTTCGTGGATAGTCTGGCTGATGCTTGCCTATATTATTAAGGTTGTGGAATTATTTTCTGATCTACAATTTGCTTCCATCAATATTTCTGAATTTTCCCTGGCAATGCTGATCGCCGGTTATTTATTAATTGCTGTTTTGATGATCATTGTTGCAAGAAGACAAAAGCGATTTGATGAACTTCAAATGACATAAAAATTAATTGACTTTTTAAGTAAATATTATATGCTTGATGTAGAAAAATGCGACTTTTTAAGTAATTTTGTTGTTGATTCAATAACTATAATAAGTGTATGAAAAATATCGGAATTATCACCGGTGGTGGCGACGGAGGAGGACTAAATGCGGTTATTAAAGGTGCCGCGCAAATGGCCGGCCGGAAAGGCGTCAAAACTTTTGCCATACCTAACGGCTATGCCGGATTATATAATTTGATTGATATGGATTCATTGGTTGAATTGACGCCGTCCAGGTTGGATGTTTTTAGTATAAATTTAGCGGGATCAGAAGCCGGTCATTCACGGGTGAAAATTGCCAAGATTGAAGACGAGAATAAATATGAGCGAATTAAAGCAGGTCTTGCAAAATTTGAAATTGACGGCCTGGTAATCAGTGGTGGTGACGATACGGGCAGTGTGATATTGGACCTGGATAAGCACGGTATAAAATGCGTGCACGCTCCAAAAACTATGGATTTGGACCTGATGTCATATTCTGTCGGTGGAGATTCAGCTATTGAGCGCCTGGCCGGATTTATCCGCGACATTGAAACAACCGGCCGTACGCATAATCGGATTATGGTTTTGGAAACATTCGGCCGTTATGCCGGGCACAATGCTTTCCGCGGAGGCGTGGCTGGTGAATGCGATGCAATCTTGATTCCGGAAATTCCGGTGGATTTTGACGAGCTTTACCGCCACATGAAAAAAGTATTCACCAAAAGGATTATCGAAAGTGATATCAATGCCGGTACTTATATTATTGTGGTTGCGGAGGGTTTTAAAGACGCATCCGGAGAAGACATTCATGATTCTTCTGTTGGACTTGATTCGTTCGGGCATAAAAAACTTACCGGGGCCGGTAAATACGTCGCAAAGGAGTTGGAGCGAAGACTGGAAAGTGATCCGGAAATCAAACAGTTTATGCAGGAGCAGGGAATGTATGTGGAAGGAATATACGACACACCCGAAGTCAGAGCCGTTGTACCTAGTCATTTGGTGCGTAGTGGATTTACGTCTGCCTATGACGCTAATTTTGGCATAGAGGCGGGTGCAGGGGCAGCATATCTGCTTTTGGAGGGAGTACACAATGTTACAGTGACCGGATTCAAAGATGGAGTATTTCACTATATGGATGTTGCAGAGGCTATCAAACGCCGTTCGGTTGATCTGGAGCAAGTTGCTTTATATGAGCAGGTAG includes these proteins:
- a CDS encoding ComEC/Rec2 family competence protein, which gives rise to MGKSRIFLYFLVSFICGIGIASFGADIDPFFTYVLFFGLTVVLVFIWQKKLWRLLLLCLLGIIIGIWRFNLSKPNISEQHIAFYNGSEKEFRGIIIEEPDVRKEQVKLTVRPESHAGKVLLNTQLFPEYQYGDRLEIKCNLEAPEKIEDFAYDKYLSRFGVYSICYRPKIKVISQNNGSRVLSHMFGIKNKFIQNINRQLPEPQSSFLGGLLLGAKRGIPDDLMENFNRTGTTHIVAISGYNITIIAVLLLSACKNLSIPRKRAFWLIVTALLFFMLITGAQSSVVRAVVMGIVMLIAKQLGRLSRITNTLVLTAVIMLVINPKVLIFDAGFQLSFLATMGLIYLSPMLEKIFTRLPNIFQIRESFIATTSATIFTLPLILFQFGRLSVVAILVNILILPIIPFAMGVGFLTGLLSFIFPPLATVFSWIVWLMLAYIIKVVELFSDLQFASINISEFSLAMLIAGYLLIAVLMIIVARRQKRFDELQMT
- a CDS encoding 6-phosphofructokinase; protein product: MKNIGIITGGGDGGGLNAVIKGAAQMAGRKGVKTFAIPNGYAGLYNLIDMDSLVELTPSRLDVFSINLAGSEAGHSRVKIAKIEDENKYERIKAGLAKFEIDGLVISGGDDTGSVILDLDKHGIKCVHAPKTMDLDLMSYSVGGDSAIERLAGFIRDIETTGRTHNRIMVLETFGRYAGHNAFRGGVAGECDAILIPEIPVDFDELYRHMKKVFTKRIIESDINAGTYIIVVAEGFKDASGEDIHDSSVGLDSFGHKKLTGAGKYVAKELERRLESDPEIKQFMQEQGMYVEGIYDTPEVRAVVPSHLVRSGFTSAYDANFGIEAGAGAAYLLLEGVHNVTVTGFKDGVFHYMDVAEAIKRRSVDLEQVALYEQVGFCFGRVRQDFTAKHKKVTGKIDRIY